GAGAAATTGGCGGCTCAGCAGAAAAAATTGACTGTGATTATTTTTCACCCCGCCCCTTTTCTACGGGAACCATTTCCTCGTTTTCTAGTTATGTTTTGATCAGAGTCCGAGTGTAAAGGACCGTCAcgcctgtttacattgacagagccaCCGCCTCCCGCTTCTTGCACTTCTTAACCCCTGATGGACTGGATCTTCCTGATATTCAGagaattattttatattatttatatgactaatcattatatattttttgggagggTCAGACGATATCTCCTGGGATTTTAAATATgttaaatgttttaataaaaggTAGTTTTTATGTTTTCAGTTGTCtcgtttcttgaaaaaaaaaatgttttaaattgcttTTACTTATATGTTTAAATAGACCCAGCTTACCTTTACAGTAAATAATCCACATCCTGACTACTTTtcacatggtacctcatggcaaagaactctctgaggatctgaagaaaagaattgttgctctacataaagatggcctaggctataagaagattgccaagaccctgaaactgagctgcagcatggtggccaagaccatacagcggtataacaggacaggttccactcagaacaggcctcgccatggtccaccaaagaagttgaggtcacatgctcagcgtcatatccagaggttgtctttgggaaatagacgtatgagtgctcccagcattgctgcagaggttgtaggggtggggggtcagcctgtcagtgctcagaccatacgccgcacactgcatcaaattggtctgcatggctgtcgtcccagaaggaagcctcttctaaagatgatgcacaagaaagaccacaaacagtttgctgaagacaagcagactaaggacatggattactggaaccatgtcctgtggtctgatgagaccaagataaacttatttggttcagatggtgacaagcgtgtgtgggggcaaccaggtgaggaggacaaagacaagtgtgtcttgtctacagtcaagcatggtggtgggagtgtcatggtctggggctaatgagtgctgccggcactggggagctacagatcattgagggaaccatgaatgccaacatgtactgtgacatactgaagcagagcatgatcccctcccttcagagactggaccgcagggcagtattccaacatgataaccaccccaaacacacctccaagaccaccactgccttgctaaagaagctgaggttaaaggtgatggactggccaagcatgtctccagacctaaaccctattgatcatctgtgggacatcctcaaacggaaggtggaggagcgcaaggtctctaacatccaccagctccgtgatgtcgtcatggaggaggggaagaggactccagtgacaacctgtgaagctctggtgacctccatgcccaagagggttaagtcagtgctggaaaataatggtggccacacaaaatattgacactttgggcccagtctggacattttcacttaggggtgtactgacttttgttgccagcggtttagacattaatggctgtgtgttgagttattttgaggggacagcaaatttacactgttatacaagctgtacactcactactttacattgtagacaagtgtcatttcttcagtgttgtcacatgaaaagatagaagaaaatatttacagaaatctgagtgaggggtgtacttacttttgtgaaatactgtaagtGGCAGTGTTATTACTGGTAGAGTAAGTCACAGTTTGGCTTTTCAGAATAAATAAGCTGTAGTCCGTTCACTCTTATGCCATGTATAgacgatgggaatttccgacaacaaatgtaagcttgttgtcggaaattccgaccgtgcgtaggctccatcggacatttgctgttgaaatttccaacaacaactgtttgagagctggttctcaaattttacgacaacaaaatccgttgtcgtaaattccgatcgtgtgtacacaattccgacgcacaaagtgccacgcatgctcggaatcgagcagaagagccacactggctattgaacttcatttttctcgactcgttctacgtcttgtacgtcaccgcgttcttgacgttcggaatttccgacaacatttgtgtgaccgtgtgtatgcaagacaagtatgagccaacatccgtcggaaaaaaatccacggtttagttgtcggaaattccgatcgtctgtacgcggcataacagtgaagAACTCTAACTATGTTTTCCACTACTATAAAGGATTTAAACTGTAACTGCCTTTACTGTAAAGACACCAGTCTGATTGTACCTACAGTATCAAAAGTATTTGAACGGCTGCTGTTTTTGTatgtttgccccactgacaaagaaacgatcagtctataattttattgttcggtttattataacagtgagagacagaaaaacaacaaaaatatccataaaaacacatttaaaaaaagttatagattgatttgcattttaatgaatgaaataagtatttgatcccccatcaattagcaagatttctggttcccaggtatcttctatacaggtaatgagctgagattaggaccactctcttaaagggagtgctcctaatctcagcttgttacctgtataaaagacacctgtccacagaagcaatcaatcagattccaatctctccaccatggccaagaccaaagagctgtccaaggatgtcagggacaagattgtagacctacacaaagctggaatgggctacaagaccatcgccaagcagcttggtgagagggtgacaacagttagtgcgattattcacaaatggaagaaacacaaaataactgtccatctgcctcggtctggggctccatacaagatctcaccttgtggagtttcaatgatcatgagaacggtgaggaatcagcccagaactacacgggagaatcttctcattgatctcagctgggaccatagtcaccaaggaagcaattggtaacacactacaccgtgaaggactgaaatcctgcagcgcccgcaaggtcctcctgctcaggaaAGTACATagacaggtccgtctgaagtttactaatgaacatctgaatgattcagaggagaactgggtgaaagtgttgttgatcagatgagatcaaaatcgagctctttggcatcaactcgccgtgtttggaggaggaggaggaatgctgcctatgaccccaagaacaccatccccaccgtcaaacatggaggtggaaacgttatgctttggggggtgtttttctgctaagggaacaggacaacttcaccgcatcaaagagacgatggacggggccatgaacCACCAAATCTTgcgtgagaacctccttccctcagccaggacattgaaaatgggtggtggaggggtattccagcatgacaatgacccacaaCAAACGGCCAAGgcaaacaaaggagtggctcaaggagaagcacatggcctagtcagtctccagaccttaatcctatagaaaatatgtggagggagctgaaggttcgagttaccaaacgtcagcctggaaaccttaatgacttggagaagatctgaagaggacaaaatccctcctgagatgtgtgcaaacctggtggccaactacaagaaatgtctgacctctgtgatcaccaacaagggtttctccaccaagtactaagtcatgttttgtgaaggggtcaaatactttttcccctcactgtacagtAAACAATCTGGAATCTAACAATGCTTGGATTGCAGATTGGCTCCGGTGATCTCCCCACACCCTCTATTGTAGTCAGCAGAGCGGAGCTTACCTCCCGGACCTTACACTTCCCGCACACCTGTACATATCACCTCCACCTTAACCCTTCACTACCCCACACCACACACTTCCCGCATACCTGTACATATCACCTCCACCTTAACCCTTCACCACCCCACACACTTGTACATATCACCTCCACCTTAACCCTTCACCACCCCACACACTTCCCGCACACCTGTACATATCACCTCCACCTTAACCCTTCACCACCCCACACACTTCCCGCACACCTGTACATATCACCTCCACCTTAACCCTTCActaccccacacacctgtacatatcACCTCCACCTTAACCCTTCACTACCCCACACACTTCCCGCACACCTGTACATATCACCTCCACCTTAACCCTTCACCACCCCACACACTTCCCGCATACCTGTACATATCACCTCCACCTTAACCCTTCACTACCCCACACACTTCCCGCACACCTGTACATATCACCTCCATCTTAACCCTTCACCACCCCACACCTGTACATATCACCTCCACCTTAACCCTTCACCACCCCACACACTTCCCGCATACCTGTACATATCACCTCCACCTTAACCCTTCACTACCCCACACACTTCCCGCACACCTGTACATATCACCTCCACCTTAACCCTTCACCGCCCCACACACTTCCCGCACAGCTGTACATATCACCTCCACCTTAACCCTTCAccaccccacacacctgtacatatcACCTCCACCTTAACCCCTCACCACCCCACACACTTCCCGCATACCTGTACATATCACCTCCACCTTAACCCTTCACCACCCCACACACTTCCCGCATACCTGTACATATCACCTCCACCTTAACCCTTCACCACCCCACACACTTCCCGCACACCTGTACATATCACCTCCACCTTAACCCTTCAccaccccacacacctgtacatatcACCTCCACCTTAACCCCTCACCACCCCACACACTTCCCGCATACCTGTACATATCACCTCCACCTTAACCCTTCACCACCCCACACACTTCCCGCATACCTGTACATATCACCTCCACCTTAACCCTTCACCACCCCACACACTTCCCGCACACCTGTACATATCACCTCCACCTTAACCCTTCACCACCCCACACACTTCCCGCACACCTGTACATATCACCTCCACCTTAACCCTTCACCACCCCACACACTTCCCGCACACCTGTACATATCACCTCCACCTTAACCCTTCAccaccccacacacctgtacatatcACCTCTGCCTTAACCCTTCACCACCTAATACACTTCCCGCACACCTGTACATATCACCTCCACCTTAACCCTTCAccaccccacacacctgtacatatcACCTCCACCTTAACCCCTCACCACCCCACACACTTCCCGCATACCTGTACATATCACCTCCACCTTAACCCTTCACCACCCCACACACTTCCCGCACACCTGTACATATCACCTCCACCTTAACCCTTCACCACCCCACACACTTCCCGCATACCTGTACATATCACCTCCACCTTAACCCTTCACCACCCCACACACTTCCCGCACACCTGTACATATCACCTCCACCTTAACCCTTCACCACCCCACACACTTCCCGCACACCTGTACATATCACCTCCACCTTAACCCTTCAccaccccacacacctgtacatatcACCTCCATCTTAACCCTTCAccaccccacacacctgtacatatcACCTCTGCCTTAACCCTTCACCACCTAATACACTTCCCGCACACCTGTACATATCACCTCCACCTTAACCCTTCAccaccccacacacctgtacatatcACCTCCACCTTAACCCCTCACCACCCCACACACTTCCCGCATACCTGTACATATCACCTCCACCTTAACCCTTCACCACCCCACACACTTCCCGCATACCTGTACATATCACCTCCACCTTAACCCTTCACCACCCCACACACTTCCCGCACACCTGTACATATCACCTCCACCTTAACCCTTCACCACCCCACACACTTCCCGCACACCTGTACATATCACCTCCACCTTAACCCTTCAccaccccacacacctgtacatatcACCTCCACCTTAACCCTTCACCACCCCACACACTTCTCTGAGAGGAACATTCCACATAGAAATacccacatactgtatattctgtATTATAGACAGAGATCATGGATACTGGAACCAACAatttgacatgggggggggggggggtaagaggcgAAAGAAGGAGAAGGAAGCATAGGGGAGGCTGGGGGGGCGGGAGAGAAAGAAAGTaaagtaaaagaaattaaaaaaaaaaaaagaaaagagaagaagagaaaaagaaagaaaaggaaagtaaaagaaagaaaagagaagaagggagaaagaaagtaaaaaagaaagagagagaaaggaaagggaaaaatgaaaagaacagagaaagaaaggaaaggaaagaaaagagaaaaaaaacaaagaaaagagaagaagaaaaaaaaaggaaagaaagaaaataattattatacagttttattattatacaggatatttaTATATTATTCTAAAATTattacagggtatatatatatttatattataatttttattttaattttaataatattaacattattattatgcagggtatatatttataattattatacagggtGTATATataaagggaaggaaaaaaaagagaaagaaagtaaaaaagaaagagagaaaggaaaggaaaaaaatgaaaagaacagagaagagagaaagaaaggaaagaaaaagaaagagaaaaaaaacaaagaaaagagaagaagaaaaaaaaaaggaaagaaagaaaatgaaaggaaagaaagacagaaagaaagaaagagaaaatgaaagggaaaaaaacaaaaaaaaaagagagaagagagatgaaagaaaggaaagaaaaggaaaggaaaaaagtaaaagaaaaaaaaagagagagaaagaaagaaagaaggtagATATAAGATGAGGGAGAGATGGATAAAGTGAGGAGGAATAGGAGAGGAACACTGATGGAGATGTAATAATGGGGGTCAGtttgggggtctggggggggggaggagcacacagggaCCTCCCTACTACATATAAGCTGGGTTCTAGTCACCAATATTAGGAGAAGAGATCTCACCCTGACACTGCACACCCTGCTATGGACACCAGGAGACCACCCCCctcacccacctacctgacacccCGAACACCCACCTTACTGCTCGCCCTGTGCCTGTCCTCCCTCATCCTTCCCGGGAAATCAGAAGACTTCCAACTGCCAGGATCTCCCAATGATCTCCCCCTCCAACCCAACAGCctggtgagtatatatatatatgtatactgtgtgttccatcagcccctccccctcctgacagatccatgttgatatattctgcagattatcccatcactgacctctctagagatctgcagaacatcgcaccctcccatccccctcctgacagatccatagatatattctgcagattatcccatcactgacctctctatagatctgcagaacatcgctccctcccctccccctcctgacagatccatattgatatattctgcagattatcccatcactgacctctctagagatctgcagaacatcgctccctcccctccccctcctgacagatccatattgatatattctgcagattatcccatcactgacctctctagagttctgcagaacatcgctccctcccctccccctcctgacagatccatattgatatattctgcagattatcccatcactgacctctctagagatctgcagaacatcgctccctcccctccccctcctgacagatccatattgatatattctgcagattatcccatcactgacctctctagagatctgcagaacatcgctcttACTACATCTCACCCATCAGTTGCCACTTACAATTTTGCACACTAGATGGCGCCCTAGttcctcttgggggggggggggggggcacaaagtgTTCGGTGGTCCTCAGGCTGTCATTGGTGTCCCCTCTTTTTCAGGCGGTGGCCCTCGGAGAGTTGCTGGACTATAACCAGGACAGAGGTCTGAGTCTGGAGAAGAAAGCCAGCCAGCTACCCCGGGTGAGAGGCAAAGACATTTCTATCCACAGCATTTTGtcaccataatatatatatatatatatatatatatatatatatatatatatatatatatatatatatatatataccctgtataataataatgataataataataaatttttatatatatatatatatatataatttattattatacagggtatatatttataattattatacagggtatatatatatatatatatatatatatatatatatatatatatatatatatatatatatatatatatatatataattataatacagagtatgtatatatttattattattattcagggtgtatgtatgtatgtgtatatatgtatatgtatatatatatatatataattgaaataaaaaaaattctgaattcatacacatgcaagtaaaataatttTGTGATGTCACTTGCGTATTGTTGTGTGTTTCCCCAATTGGAGGATTCCTCCTCTATATTTGTTCCGCTGACCATTGTACCGGCACTAAATATGAAGGCAAAATTCAAGATTTTCTGGGTTGTCACCGagacaggaatagagaggaaatctatcaatggggacacctgttctggtgacaaccaggaggggatttccttcactttgcagagatttcctctcatcaTTTCCTGTTGTGActtctggacaggaagtgaagggaaatctccctgatgGGAAACAGAGAACAATTTGTATGATATtataggggaaaaaataaaattaaaggataataaaaaataacatataaaagaaTATTGTACTTTAAATtaaatataatattatttattatgtaaaagtGTGTGAGCGGATGGATAatggcagacaggaggtctgtaGTTCCCTGGGATTCCTGTCCAATCAGATCTCTGTATGATGACGGACATGGCGCCCCCTCATTGtgtttctgtctctctctctctctcgcagtgTGACGTCGGGGAACGTTGCGCCATGAAGCACGGCCCGCGGATCGGGAAGTTGTGTGACTGCCTGCGAGGAGCTTCCTGCAGCTCATTCATGCTGCGGTGTTACTAGCCCCTCCCACCCATGGGCGGGGTCAACGGCCGCCCTTGTGACGACACCGCCTTGTACTCCGCGccggtcccaccatccctgtgactTACCGTCCCACCCAAACCCCATCCGACCCCCACCGGTGTTCATGTGACAACCACGTGCGTTTCCAAACCCTACCCCCACCCCTAGATTATATGTTCCCAGAATCCCCTGTAATTAGCCCCCTTTTTTTCAGGTGACATTGTCCTCGGGTCATCACGCAGGAACGGCGCAAACGGCAAGCCAAAGTGACATATAGTAATATTGCATGAGAGGTCACTTTAGCATGCCGTCAGTGCGTTTTGTGTGTTATTGCCGCTAGATGAATAGGGGCCACTAATATAAAGCCTCCCGGTACATTTATCCATGCAATAGGGTCCCCCCTCACCCCATCCCCCACTGCATTGGTTAAATGGTTGTTAATCTATGTGGGGGGGAGATAAgtaaaaatacttattttatttattgctgCCCCAGGATCTGGCACTCTCCTCTGCTGCCCAACACTCCTGGAATCCTGACGGGCCCTTGCCATACTTAGACCTTCAATAACAGAGTCCCCACCCCCGATGATCAGTCTACCCTCCCCATGACAGAGGCCACACCCCCGATGATCAGTCTTCCCTCCCCATGACAGAGGCCCCACCCCTCGATGATCAGTCTCCCCTTCCCATGACAGAGGCCACACCCCCGATGATCAGTCTCCCCTCCCCATGACAGAGTCCCCACCCCCTGATGATCAGTCTCCCCACCCCTGATGATCAGTCTCCCCTCCCCATGACAGAGGCTCTACCCCCCAATGATCAGTCTCCCCTCCCCATGACAGAGGCCCCACCCCCGATGATCAGTCTCCCCTCCCAATGACAGAGGACCCACCCCTGATGATCAATCTCCCCTCCCCATGACAGAGGCCCCACCCCCTGATGATCAGTCTCCCCTCCCCATGACAGAGTCCCCACCCCTGATGATCAGTCTCCCCTCCCCATGACAGAGGCTCTACCCCCCAATGATCAGTCTCCCCTCCCCATGACAGAGGCTCCACCCCCAATGATCAGTCTCCCCTCCCCATGACAGAGGCCCCACCCCCGATGATCAGTCTCCCCTCCCCATGACAGAGGACCCACCCCTGATGATCAGTCTCCCCTCCCCATGACAGAGGCCACACCCCCGATGATCAGTCTCCCCTCCCCATGACAGAGGCCACACCCCCTGATGATCAGTCTCCCCTCCCCATGACAGAAGCCCCACCCCCTTGTCTCCCCACCTGTGTCTGAGCGTCCCCCAATTGTTTTATATGATGATTTGTATAACTAGAACACAATAAAGATGAAAAGTCTCTTCTGTCTGAATGTGGTGACTCTCATTACTGATTGGCTTCAGCAGAACTATATACAcattcctgtgatgtcatttccaTAGTTGAGCCTATTATATATTTTATAGCTTGTGAATACTGttaccatggttgcaggaaagagaaaattaaattaataaaataacatTATTACAATCTGTCTTGCATATATATTTGCCTTTTTACTTTCTTTAATTATTaattcaatttatttttaattttatattataaaatgaTATTCTTTTACTTGTTTATTATATAATCTTGTGAATACCTTTGCCATGGTTGCAGGGCATAGAAATTAAATTTAATAAGATAAAATGATTACAATCTGTCTTATTTATatacttcttttctttcttttattattaattatttttattaataattttataatgtaaaataatattattttacttatttattatatCATTTATATCTTGTGGATACTGTTGCCATGGTTGCAGggcagagaaagatacattgcaaCCACTGCAACAGTATAAacaagatataaaatatataataaataaatatgatatatcataaaatgaataataaaataaataaataaacaaatatataaataagacACGGGGCAATGATTAATCACAGGTGTATGAAATGCGTTTGCTGACTTTTCCATGAGCTGCATGTGTATGTCTTGTCCTCGATTTTAATGGATTTATAATAAAGCAAGAATCTTTTACGCTGGAAGTGCCGCCATTCTCCTTCTTTTGtgtcttatttatatatatatttgttttttgattATTAATTTTATAAGATAAAACAATATtattgtattcatttcatatatatttttattattatcacacAGGATAATgctagcttacaatctaatatagtTTATGAATAATATTGTCATGGTTGCAAAGAAAAGAATattagatttattaaaataaaatgattACAATGTGTCATATAAATATATCTACATGCAGACGAAGTGCGAGGCACCACATTTtcacattcagtaaaaaaaaaaaaagagaatatatatcaattatattaaataatatataaatatatatatatatatatatatatatatatattaaattctaATATT
This Aquarana catesbeiana isolate 2022-GZ linkage group LG13, ASM4218655v1, whole genome shotgun sequence DNA region includes the following protein-coding sequences:
- the LOC141116783 gene encoding cocaine- and amphetamine-regulated transcript protein-like, whose product is MDTRRPPPSPTYLTPRTPTLLLALCLSSLILPGKSEDFQLPGSPNDLPLQPNSLAVALGELLDYNQDRGLSLEKKASQLPRCDVGERCAMKHGPRIGKLCDCLRGASCSSFMLRCY